From Xyrauchen texanus isolate HMW12.3.18 chromosome 36, RBS_HiC_50CHRs, whole genome shotgun sequence, one genomic window encodes:
- the LOC127629995 gene encoding succinate dehydrogenase [ubiquinone] cytochrome b small subunit B, mitochondrial-like isoform X1, translated as MNADAVVQRSRSIKVHPGYSTDLGLFVIIMAAFIRIRSVCNRGVRPLLFHSSSIIRPLAIQKKDHDCQYMVSAKIHATPSNYDSGSKAASLHWTGERVLSAVLLGMMPVAYYFPGPAVDYSLAAALTLHGHWGIGQVLTDYVHGDFKVKAANAGLFILSTITFAGLCYFNYHDVGICKAVALLWSK; from the exons ATGAACGCGGATGCAGTGGTGCAA CGGTCACGCAGCATTAAAGTACATCCGGGTTATTCCACTGACCTTGGGTTGTTTGTGATAATCATGGCGGCTTTTATCAGGATACGTTCAGTTTGCAACAGAGGTGTCAGGC CTCTCTTATTTCACTCTTCCTCCATAATCAGACCTTTGGCCATACAGAAGAAGGATCATGATTGTCAATACATGGTCTCAGCTAAGATACATGCAACACCCTCTAACTACG aTTCTGGGTCCAAAGCTGCTTCCTTGCACTGGACAGGAGAGCGTGTCCTGAGTGCAGTTCTTCTGGGCATGATGCCTGTTGCATATTATTTCCCAGGCCCTGCCGTTGACTACTCCTTAGCTGCTGCACTTACTCTACATGGTCACTG GGGGATTGGCCAAGTTTTGACTGACTACGTCCACGGAGACTTCAAAGTCAAGGCAGCGAACGCCGGACTCTTCATTCTGTCGACCATCACATTCGCTGGCCTTTGCTACTTCAACTACCATGATGTGGGGATTTGTAAAGCTGTGGCTCTCTTGTGGAGTAAATAA
- the LOC127629995 gene encoding succinate dehydrogenase [ubiquinone] cytochrome b small subunit B, mitochondrial-like isoform X2 — MAAFIRIRSVCNRGVRPLLFHSSSIIRPLAIQKKDHDCQYMVSAKIHATPSNYDSGSKAASLHWTGERVLSAVLLGMMPVAYYFPGPAVDYSLAAALTLHGHWGIGQVLTDYVHGDFKVKAANAGLFILSTITFAGLCYFNYHDVGICKAVALLWSK; from the exons ATGGCGGCTTTTATCAGGATACGTTCAGTTTGCAACAGAGGTGTCAGGC CTCTCTTATTTCACTCTTCCTCCATAATCAGACCTTTGGCCATACAGAAGAAGGATCATGATTGTCAATACATGGTCTCAGCTAAGATACATGCAACACCCTCTAACTACG aTTCTGGGTCCAAAGCTGCTTCCTTGCACTGGACAGGAGAGCGTGTCCTGAGTGCAGTTCTTCTGGGCATGATGCCTGTTGCATATTATTTCCCAGGCCCTGCCGTTGACTACTCCTTAGCTGCTGCACTTACTCTACATGGTCACTG GGGGATTGGCCAAGTTTTGACTGACTACGTCCACGGAGACTTCAAAGTCAAGGCAGCGAACGCCGGACTCTTCATTCTGTCGACCATCACATTCGCTGGCCTTTGCTACTTCAACTACCATGATGTGGGGATTTGTAAAGCTGTGGCTCTCTTGTGGAGTAAATAA
- the LOC127629512 gene encoding carotenoid-cleaving dioxygenase, mitochondrial-like, which translates to MSALTHLNRSSPGWKNTNYKYQNFKDVHGLPCIEKLVHSVDETPEPIATKITGNIPLWIKGNFLRNGPGKFEIGRSSFNHWFDGMALLHQFRIEDGKVTYMSRFLNSDSYRENTEHNRIVVSEFGTVAMPDPSKNFFQRFLSRFELPKPTDNANVSFVQYKGDYYVSTETNFMHKIDPKTLETKEKVDWSKFIAVNGATAHPHVDPDGTTYNMGNSYTPVSIYLCLLNIIKVPPKKENAEDTLEGATVFCSIPSEDKSKPSYYHSFAMSENYVVFIEQPIKMDLLKIVTGKLCGKGISDGVYWDPKHNTAFHVINKHTGKLSLVKYYAKPFSTFHQINCYEENSFLIMDMCCSDDGQTFNNYMNQNLKKSGNALDEVYNTMCKAFPCRFILPLNVDSDTPCGQNLNTRLNSTATAIKIDKNKVFCTHEDLHGEDLHEYGGLEFPQINYSKCNTRPYRYYYACGFGHMVGNSLIKIDLQGKQMKMWQHAGLYPSEPIFVSSPDAVEEDDGVILSVVITPNQDKSTILLVLDAKTFEELGRAEIPINIPYGFHGAFQTTN; encoded by the exons ATGTCTGCCTTAACTCATCTCAACAGAAGCAGTCCTG GCTGGAAgaatacaaattataaatatcaAAATTTCAAAGATGTGCATGGTCTTCCATGCATTGAGAAGCTGGTGCATTCTGTGGATGAAACACCAGAGCCCATCGCAACCAAAATTACTGGTAATATTCCCTTGTGGATCAAAGGCAATTTCCTCAGGAATGGACCTGGAAAGTTTGAGATTGGAAGAAGCAG CTTCAACCACTGGTTTGATGGCATGGCACTTCTGCATCAGTTCCGAATTGAGGATGGAAAAGTGACATACATGAGCCGCTTCCTGAACAGTGATTCCTACAGGGAAAACACTGAGCATAACCGCATTGTGGTGTCTGAATTTGGCACGGTTGCAATGCCAGACCCCAGCAAGAACTTCTTCCAGCGCTTCCTCTCCCGCTTTGAGCTACCAA AGCCAACTGACAACGCAAATGTTAGCTTTGTCCAGTATAAAGGAGACTATTATGTCAGCACAGAGACAAACTTCATGCACAAAATAGACCCAAAGACACTTGAAACAAAAGAAAAG GTGGACTGGAGTAAATTCATTGCTGTTAATGGAGCCACAGCTCACCCCCATGTAGATCCTGATGGAACCACATACAACATGGGCAACTCTTACACTCCTGTTAGCATTTACCT GTGCCTTCTAAATATTATAAAAGTGCCCCCAAAGAAGGAAAATGCAGAAGATACCTTGGAAGGAGCCACAGTTTTTTGCTCTATCCCATCTGAGGACAAGTCCAAACCATCCTACTATCATAGCTTTG CCATGTCAGAGAACTATGTGGTATTCATTGAGCAGCCAATCAAAATGGACCTCTTGAAGATTGTTACAGGCAAACTGTGTGGAAAAGGAATTAGTGATGGTGTATATTGGGACCCCAAACACAACACGGCTTTTCACGTAATCAATAAGCACACAGGAAAG CTGAGCCTCGTCAAATACTATGCAAAGCCTTTCTCAACCTTCCATCAGATAAACTgttatgaggaaaacagcttccTGATCATGGACATGTGCTGTTCTGATGATGGCCAGACATTCAACAACTACATGAATCAGAATCTAAAAAAGTCTGGAAATGCTCTAGATGAG GTGTACAACACCATGTGCAAAGCATTCCCCTGCCGTTTTATCCTACCACTGAATGTGGACAGTGACACACCCTGTGGGCAAAATCTCAACACACGCTTGAACAGCACTGCCACAGCCATTAAGATAGACAAGAACAAG GTGTTTTGCACACATGAAGATCTTCATGGTGAGGATCTTCATGAGTATGGAGGTCTAGAATTCCCACAAATCAACTATTCAAAGTGTAATACCCGCCCCTATCGTTACTACTATGCATGCGGCTTCGGACACATGGTGGGAAACTCTCTCATTAAAATAGACCTTCAAGGCAAACAAATGAAG ATGTGGCAACATGCAGGCCTGTATCCTTCAGAACCAATCTTTGTCTCTTCACCTGATGCTGTAGAGGAGGATGATGGGGTCATTCTGTCAGTAGTCATCACCCCTAATCAG GACAAGAGCACAATCCTTCTGGTGTTGGATGCAAAAACATTTGAAGAATTGGGTCGTGCTGAAATACCTATCAACATTCCATATGGTTTTCATGGGGCTTTCCAAACTACAAACTGA